tcccgATCCTGACACTGTTCCTGGTTCCTGGACCAGTCTCACTTTAGCTTGGCACTCGCCGACTTCTGTCCGGTGATGCCGTGCTGCTCCTGGTCCCAGAAGTCGTACCACGGCCCGTAGCTCTTGTTGCCCGTCAGGGCCTTTGAGCTCCTCTCCAGCGTGGCActgttgtggctgtggttgttgctgctgctgctgttgatgttgttgttgttgctgtggctggcgGAGGAGGACTTGAGGAGTCGTGTGCGCGGCAGGATGGTGGCCGTGGGTGCACTTGCATTTGCTGCGGAATTGCGGGTCAAGGTGCTGTCCTGCTCCTTGGAGGAGGACTTCTTCAGCGTGTTGGTCGCTgtagtggaggtggaggagcgGAAGGTGTGGAACtccatttgctgctgctgctgatggtgctggCGGCGCAGCTTGTCGTCCTTGCGCACCAGATGATCGTTGATGACGATGCAGTCGTAAGGATCGGAGCTGGTTGACTTCAGCTCGGCGTCAGACTCGTCGTCCTCGCTGGTGTAGTACTGCTTGAGGATGTCCTGGCGCTTCACCGTCTTCATCACCAGTCCGTGgccgtgtccatgtccgtgtccacCCTTGCTGGGGCCTCCGTCGTGCTGCATGTCGTCGAAGAAGTTGTTCACGTCGCTCAACTTGAGCGTTCCGTGTTCATCGCTCTCGCCCTCGTCGGTGGAGAGGGGgaactgctgttgctgggagGGCTTGGACCGGCTCAGGGTCTGCGTCTTGTGCTGCGGCGTCGAGGAGGACCCGGAGCCCTGCTTGTCCAACTTACGGtgtggctgtgcctgctgatgttgctgcatctgagactgggactgggactggccaCGGCGCATTGTGCTCAGCCGCTCGCTCTCCGTGGGCTCCTCGATGTCAATCTCAATGGTCTTCATGATCTTCATGCGCGACTTGGGGGTgtagctgctcctctgctgcagctgctgctgctgttgatgttgctgttgttgttggtggtgctgctgagGGGGCTGACTCACGCCATAGATGTTCTCATCCTCATCGCCGTAGGCCTCCGTGCTGGTGAGGCTGTCCTTGCGTCCCCGCTTCTCCTGCGACGAGCTGGAGTTGTGCGACTTGGTCAGCGTTCCATTCCCAttaccattgccattgccattgccactgccgtTTCCATTGACGTTGCGATCCTCGTCCGAGCGGCGTTCCGCCTCTTCGCGGTCCCGCATCTCCTCGAGATTGGGTGCTGCCACCAGGTCCCGGTGCTGCCACAGCGACATCCCAGCCAGGATGTCCTCGCCACTGCGTCCTCCTCCGAACTTCCAGAACGACTTGGTCCGCTTCAGGCCCGCACTGGAGGCCTGCAGGATCTCGTCATCCGAGGCAATCAGATCGTAGCGCATCTTGCCGGCTCCGACCCCGTTCTGGCGGCTCAGCCGGTGCATGCTCTTGTCGTCCATCTGGCTGTCCACGCTGTTGCGGAAGTTCCGGTTCAGGGTCCACGAGGCCACGTCCCGGGGCaccgtgtgcgtgtgcgagtTGGTATCGGCTCGGCGCCTTTGGCCCGTCCGTCGTTTGTGGCGCGGATGTGGGGATGTGTCGTTTGGGTGGGCGTGTGGTCGTGTGGTCGTGTGGGTGCGTGGGGTTAACACAGGGGATGACAAGAAAGGATAAGGATGGCGATACATGAAATCAAAACAAGAGAGGTAAAGAAgcaaacgaaaaataaattaaatcgaTCAAATCTAGCGCAAAAACTCAGGCATGGCATAGTACGTTTATATGCATATGGGATGGAATCGAAGAATGGTTACGGATTAGTGACAACCAAGAAGAATGCCGGAATGCTGCGGGGCTTTTTGGAGAGCAAACAGGTGGAAAGATCTAGCTACCCTCTGTGGTGATGTGGGGCAAGATTTCTGCCCGCATTTGCTCTCCAAACAATATCGTTTCCACTTACCGAATGGGCACACGCTGCGTGGCGGTCTCCTCGTCCGAGTAGTCCACCTCCGGCTGCGGGGGAGGCTCATTAGCGAAGCcgctgtcgttgctgctgtggAGCGAGGTCTTTGCCGCCACTCCAGACTTGCCCGATGGATGGCTCATGGAGCTCTGTGGGTAGAGGGGGAGAATATTAGCTAGAATCTTGGAGCATAGgtatccccatccccatccgtACCTGGGCTCCGTTCAGGAGCTTCTGCTTGCGTCTCTCGACTGCGGCCGGAACTCCATTGGTGGCGCAGAAGCTCTGCGAGCTGTTCAGCATCCTCGAGGACTGGCTCTGCTGCCCGGTGGGCACTGGTGCCGGCAGTGTGGGCGGCGGGCCCGGACGTGGATTCGCCCCGGAGCCGGCGCGGtacttcttctgctgcttgaGAGTGTCGCCGAACATGCGCGTGGGCGAGGACTCCTCGGCACTGTGGTTGCGTCTCCTCCTGTACGTGGCATCGTTGTCCATCAGCTCCAGCTGGGCCTCCGACatgtactgctgctgcttctggtcgTGATAACTGCGCAGGGCACCTCCACCGGTACTaccaccggcaccggcaccgccaccgccacctccaccGGCTCCGGCCCCCATTCCGATCCCTGCTCCGTTGCGCTCGTAGCTCATGTGCATGTTCTCGTACCGCCTGCCGGTGGAGGGCACCACCTCGCCGGTATCAAGCGCGTTTGTGTAGGCCACCGGGAACCAGCCAAAGTGCTGGGTGCGGAGGTTCTCGCCGAACTGCCAGCCCTTGGCCTTGCCGCCCACCAATGCGATGCGGTCGCCCTCCTCGAAGGACAGCTGGTTCTCCCCGGAGGGCATGTAGGCGTAGAGGGCCTTGACCAGCGGACGCTGGTCCCCGCGCTGATCGTCGCTATGTGGCGCCAAGTGTTCCTCGATGATCTTGTGTTTGTTGCCTGCGCATCGAAGGGAGGAGAGGATCTTATACTGGTTAAGCAGCTAGCAGCTAGCATCTAGCATTATCCACTTACCCGAGCCTAGGCCAGTGCCCACGAGGGCCAGATTGAAGTCGGACTTGGCGCGTGGCAGCGAGTTCTGGGCATAGTGCGATGACCCCACTCCGCCGATGTTCTCACGCTCGTGCAGGGTGCGCATATCCCCGTAGGGGGCGTCGATGCTCCGCGACTTTTTCAGCTGGGTGTGGACCTGGTCGTCGTCTCCGTCTTTGATGCGCTCCTGGGGAATGGTTAACAGAGTTGTTAGCGCCCAATCGGTTGGGGCATGGAGCATCGAGCATTACTCACCAGGCGTCTCATGttcgtgttgttgttgttgttgttgttgctgctgctgctgtagccGCTCTCGTACGCGGACGGCGGAATGATCTCACGAGAAGCGGCAATTTCTTGCCAATTTTCGAAATTATTATCAATTACCGTCTTCCCGGTGGTGTGATAGGCCATCCAGTGCTTGGCGATCGAGCACTGGCGCTCCAAGACGAACCCATAGCGACGTCGCTCCTGTGTCATGGCCTGAACGGAAGTGGCAACGCAAGCAACGAAAGGGAATCAATCGTGAGGAGGAGGAACCACACACGCACAATGCACCGATTCGGCCAGAGCCAATGAACTTACATTCTTGTAGCTCTGATCGCAGAACACATCCAGCTTCTTCTTTTGGTCCTCCAGCACCTGCAGGCTCTGTGGGGAAATCCATTTGATTAGCCCGATCTTTTCGATCTGTTCGACCCCCCCATTTCGCTCGGACCACTCACCCTCAGCTCCTTCTCGGTGTTCTCGGGCGTGGCCTTCTTCTTGCGCTGCTTCTTCATGGTGGAGACGGCCTTCTGGTAGCTGTCCATGCGCACCTTGTGCTGCTGCATGAACTTCTTCTGCTCGTGCTGCACCACCTTTGTGTCCTTCTCCAGGTTTGTCTCCAATGGCACCAATAGATCCACATAGAAGGCTTTCAGCTGTAAGTATTTTCGGGTGAGTGTTGCAGGGCCCAAGCTCTCCTCCAGTCCAATCGATTGGTACTCACAATATTCATCTGCTGCTCCTGTATGTCCTTGTTGACGTTCACAACGCTCATCAAAGCCGAACCTAAAGGTGAGAACAGAACGCATACATCACTCGCTGTACCCATTGGGGGATTTCGGTTTGCtggcgtggagtggagtggagtcttACCAATATCGCCCGTTCCGCTCTGCTGGGCGTTCATTGCAATCTTGGCCAATGCTTCATTGAATAGACGCGAGGCGGTTGCGGCACCTGTTGCATGAAATGGCACGGAATGCATTGCAAATTAGTTAACTGTATAGTGCAGACAATGGGCCTCCCCatctgtcccccccccccccccccccacctcccTTCGCTCCCCATCCGTCCTCTGTCCCCCGGTCGCTGGTGTGGTCAATTATGATGCGATGCGAGAGTATTACTTACCATGCAACGCCTTGAGGTAGCTCTTGCCCGCCGCGATCAGCTGCCTGGCACCCGGATTGAATCTGTCGAGTATGTTCTGCAATGGAATGGAAGAGATCGATATAGTCGTTAGTTCGGGTGCAATACAATACAAGCTTGTGCTTACTTATCGCACAGataattaaatgtaatttatgaggcaggccaggccaggccagcccaggccaggccagcaTTCCCCCccaaacatttcaatttcattatGTCTTGGGCTTTGCTATACCGGGACCCAGGCAAATCTCTGGTAATGGCTTTCCACGCTGTGCCGCGGGTAGTAAAAGTCTGTTGTATAAGTTGATTTGAGACAATGTTGTGTTGtggtcagagccagagccagagccagagacatcGTTAGTTCCGTGTAACTCCGCCACGCGGTTGTTgctcaaaacaaaaaaaaaaaacacagtcGCACTCGTAATGCTAATTGAACATTTAGCAATCTATCATCTACGACTATCAACAAGTATCTACGACTCTGGCGGTGAGTGTAAATGAAAGCGAGCTGTGGGCTAATGAATACCAATACAATCCAGCCATAATTAAGATTCCAACTGACCAAAACCCCTATAACCCCCCTATACTGGGGACACTGTACTTTCCGCATTCTCTCTCAACGTTCAGAATCCCATTTGGATCATCCATGTTATGCATTTCGATCTGCAATTTGGAAGTAGTCAAAATCGAGTTCCGCCAAAGATTTCCCACTTGGCGGAGTTTTTACCGAGTGCAGAGTCATGTTTGGACCAGTTGTGCGCCAATTATGAACTGGAGTTCATTTCCAACTGGATTCCGGGTGTATTAAGCCCCCATTAGCTTATCGCATAGTCGAGTTGCAACGTAACAATATGTAAGACGTGATCCCTAACCAGATTCTGTACCGGTTTATGCTTCATTCAATTTACATTCGGTGGTGCTTTAGACAGCCATCTTTTATGGATACCAGACTAGATAAGATTGAGAGTTTATTATCAAACTATCAACTAAATGGCATCCAGTTGAGTTCCAATGAGTTGAGTTCCAAACCATCCCAGAAACATTCAATTAAAGATTAAATGTCGAATCATTCaacataaatcaaaattcaagattTTCAATGTAATCAATCATTCCACTACCTCCCCCATAGCCAATGGGAACCCCTTATAGAATTTATAATTCCTTTGGGGGAAATACTTAAGCCGCAGAATCATAAATCTATACGGACAATGAATCATTCGATCATCAGTAAtcggaaaatgcaaaaataataaacagcTAAGCGACAATTAATTAACAACTTTACAGATGAGAAAAGATTTGCATACAATGCGAGATCGAGATGCGGACTGGGACGGGGACTGGCAGGGGGACTGGCAatgggtctgggactgggagtgggagagttGAAAGGTGCATCTGGGATGACGTGAACCGTTTGTCATGTGTGACGTGACATCATCGTAGAGCGAGTGCTGACACCATAAAGCGCCGTGACAATGAGCCACATTGGTCCTGGGCTTGGCCCCACAGTAAACACCGCCCGTGGATGTAGAAGACAATGTCGAGCTCTTAGCACGCAAAGCCATAcccgaaaaacaaaaccaaagtgGTCTCTGGCGACAAAGTGTTTTCATTGTCTGTGTCTCGGAACAAAGAGGCAGCTTTCGAAAAGGCAATCTTTAAACAGCGAGTTAGATACTCGCATAATTGATGGTTGGATTGTGTTCTTGTGATCACTGAGAAATTCTTTGGTGGTCAATCATTTCCGGCTGCCTGCCCAAAGCACTCACTGGGGCCGAGTGCGATTGGTCAGTGGCCGCCAGAAAACAATTAGCAgcaaaatgtcaaaaataacaaagtgCCAACAATAGATGTCCCTCTCTAGCTCTGGAACAGTTCGATCCGCTTGTGCTGGGGATATGACGCCCAGCCCAGAGAGAGGTATTTGCCCCAGCAATTTATTAGCCGCAAATGTGGCATCAAGGCGTGGGAATGAATCGAGTCGACACGAGTCTGAAAAAGTCAGTTATTCAGATAGTTGAAAACTCAAAGACTCGAATACTCGAATACTCGTCCCCGAAGGTCGTCGCTGTTTAACGATTCAACTTGCCCGAGTTTGAGTGTTTGCTTTTATGATCTACTAGCCGGCTGATTTATCTTTATCTTCCACTcaaagacacagacacagatacagatacagatacaaagctGCACAGTTTGCATTCCCCGAACGCGATGTGTGTGCCCTTCTCAAGTGCACTCGTGCCGATTGACCTCACTGCAATTACATTTaatatagatacagatactcgcacactcgcacactcgtGCCTTAATCACTTCGAAGATACACATGAACAAATGTACATGGCCGCAGACCTCTGGGGGGATCAGCAGTTATGGGTTTATCAATGTTAATTGTTTGCTTCGCTGGGGCCCAACTCATTTGCGGTTGCTGCAATCAACGTTTGGGTCACTGGAGCTATCAAAACACCCAACGACTGTGATCCACCACGGGATCTGTGAATTGATTATACCCTTGATATAATGATATAGCAATGAAAACACTAAACACTCTAAGACTCTGAACAAATATTGTTGAGTAAACGTTTAGGCACTCATTTGGAGTTGATATCTCAAGAGGTTGGCTATATATATTGATTTGTACACATTTGACTATACGGAACTGATGGTTCACAGACTGATGCCTCATAGGAGGACCTTATGGCTCCCCCTGCCAGCGTTCCTCCGTCCACAGCGTGTCCCCCTAGGATCCCCTGTGATCTTATCTGGACGTGTAATTGCCTTAACTGTTTAACAAATTCCCGGTCGTTCGATTCGGCAATTAACCAGATAGTCGTATCCCCCACTGGATAGCCACCCACTCCCCCAATCTGCGGGGCAATTAGAAATGCGGCTTGCTGACGCAACCGCTTATCACGCCCGCAAATCtccacagcaacagccgcacTTAACCCAAAATTAATTGAGGTAGTCTTGCCCATTTCCCATTACCCATTGCCTCCGCCCAGCGGCCAGATCCCAGCCCGGCCAGGTCTGAATCTAAGCCAAGACCCGACCCAAGAGTGGGGTGGCTTTGCCTCTAATCGTCGCTTAACATAAATCGCCAGCCAGCGAGCGCCACAtatgtaatttttttaattaaaacagaGCCACTAacccaccctctctctctctctctctctctctctctctgccccccgCTTAGGCAGGCAACGAGGCGGAATTGTGGAAGGGTAGGAAGGGTACGAACGGTACGAGGCGAAGGAGAGCCACATTCAGGTTAGGCCATAATTCAGCGACGCCGGCCAGCGACACACCCACCTCCGAGGCATGCGAGAATGCAGCCACAAAGCAACATCACCAACAACAGCCAAGGAAGACTCTTTCGGCAGTGGCCGAGGCGTTGGATACCCTTACAactatgtacacacatatattatatatcgTACGAAATAAATAGTAATAAGATCCCTATACTGTGTGACCAGTTTCTGCCTAAAAGTATGGTTTGCATCGAAATGCATTTCAGATTCCTCCTATTCCAAACTGAACACAAATCCTAATgtttaagtaaataaatacaattttacaTCGAAAAAAACACCTATTTGTTGTATTACTAGAGGGTAAACTCTTGGAGAAATTCAAATGGGGAACCGGAATGTTCTTCATTGATGTTTCGGAAGAAACCTGAGAGGCGGTGCCAAAGATACCGAGTATATTCGGCACTCCAATAGGTATGCGATCATGTGGAATGTGCTTCCCTTGCCGCATTGTAGGCAAACATTTGGTACGAGTCGCAAATACCCTCAAAAAAGGGTAGGCCAACGAGCAACAACCGTAAGCCGCAATTATGCCAATtagaaaacaacaaatgcaaaaagcaaCACGCAACAGGTAttccaacaacagcaacaacaacaacagaaacaacaaacgcgaaaaattccaacaacaacaacaacaaaaaaggccAACTGTTGACAAAACTTCAACTTGGAAGGCGTCAGGCCGCAACCAGTCACGCCCACACAACTAGTGGCAGAGAGGAGTGGCACTGTGGTGGCACTCAGCCGAGgagtggctgcggctgcggctgtggctaaCCCTCTCCGTGCCACAGATCCCCCTCCCGTCCCCCCCTCCGGCACTGCGGGCAAAACTCCTCTCCTCGCTCCACAGATAATGAGCGCCAAGTGCGTGAAAAATGCTAAACGCAACGTAATTCTCGGTTGCGTGACTTTTTCCCAGGCCTTGGGGAAAAGCAgcaataaaattatatttctgCCAGGGACCAGATGTCCCTGGGGGATTAAAAACAGAACGCAAGGGGCAGGATCCCACACGGGGTCCCATGAAATCCTAGGGCAGAGCCCAAAGGAAAGAAATCTTATAACCgagttttaatttaattttaatctCGAAACTTCCCTAGCCCATCCTCCTGTCGGCTGGGGTATAAGCAAAACGATCCAAAGTATGATTGGTAGGGCTTCTCTCGGCCGAGTCGGACGTTAACCCAGTTCCATTTGCCATGGTCATACCCATCCCGGCGCCggtgccgatgccgatgccggtGCCGGTGACTAGGCCCATGCTCTGTTAGCCATttacattcccattcccattcttcTGGAGGGGCCCAACGGCAACGCCAGCCCAGGCGATGTGACATCGTTCCAAGCGGCGGCCTCTctaatgcagcagcagcagcagccttagAAATGCCTCAGACATGGCAATCATGGGTACTGTCCGCTGTCGGCTGTCCAGTGCCTGTTCCCAGCTCCAGTACCCAGTCCCCAGACCCAAATACCCTGGCATTAGGCACCGTCgcgtcgttgtcgctgtcgtcgtcgtcagtggctgcaattttaatttattttcattgcctGTCCCTCTCGTTCACtggttgattttttgttgcagtttCAGCACACTACGGACACCTCCGTCCCATCCCACAGAGTGCCCGGGTGCTGGGTGTTGGGTGCCGGGTGCCGGGTGCCTGCTCTTGCGGGGCTTCGCCTCCTTCAGCGCCTTCGGGCAGGTTGGCCTTTGTGTGGTCACCCGAACGTCACTCCGATCTGATCACTGGCGGCAGGCTGCTCCCGGCTTTAGGCCCCAGGCCttagcttcagcttcagcttcagcttcgattTATGTGCCGGAGAATGTGCCATAAATCTAAGCGAATGACAAACAATTCGGAGTCATTCATCGCCACCgcatggcctggcctggcatGGCTTGGCATGGCAGCTGTTTGAATGAAATGCGTTTCTGAACATCGACTTGACGGCACAGCTTGGCTGCGGTTTTGCACCACTCAAAAAAAGATATTCACTCAGTAGAAGACAGTCATACTCTTGCGGGAGACACTCATATGTCttaatatttatttctctAATTAATTTCTATGCAAGTTTCCATAGAATGTATGTCCCACCCGATCTCGGATCCCTCTCCTCCCTGACGCTTGTAGGACGTTAAATGTAAAAATGGAAAGTGAAAGCGAATATTGTTATAAAATCAAGGGTACTGGTACTGTACATCTCTCCACATAATTTACTTGTTGGCAACTGGAGATTTATGTTTAAGCGGAGTGAAAGATTTATGAGCGTACAATTTTCGTAAATTGCAATAAATCTTTTGgtaaaattatgaaaaggtAAAATGggatttatataatttatttataagttATATTTGATCAAAAAAAACTGTGTTGTTTATGGCAAACGAGGCTCTCGTTCCCCTTTGTAGAATGCTGGAgcccagatccagatccagataaAACCGAATCCAATTAATTAGCTAAATCTCGGAAATTTCGCAGACTCATTGGCAGGCCCGCACTCCTCCGAGGAACACCCTGAGTGTACCCTGCAGCCGTTGAGTGTGCGAATTTTTAGAAAGGCCACCGGCCACCGCTCGACTGCAAATAAAGATATGCCAGAAAACGGACCGCACATGGGCTTAGAATGGAATAGAAAATAAACAAGCGAACCGAACGAGATATCGCATTAATTAAAACCCGTTTAAGAGCGGCGAGAGGCCGAACCCAGAAGTGAATTCACAGACACAGTTCCCATACCGAAAGACGCAAATGGCAGACAATCTATTGAGCCGCGAGAGAAGGCAAGCTAAGTATAAGATAATACCATAGGTAATATATGAAAAACCATAGCCATATAATGCCATAATAGATCGATGGACCGACGGCAGACAATTGCGAATAAATCACTTGGAATTAAGTCATAATCATGTTGATGTTAGAGGAAGTCACTTCCCTGCTGTTGGCTGGGATGTTGATTGATGCTCTCGCGGcaattcagattcagattccgATTTTTCCCGGCAAGTCGCGGGCAAGTTCGTTTCCTGAGTCTTTCGTTTGTCGAGTGGCGCAACGGCAACCCACTAATTAAATGAGTCCGCAGCCACAGTCCACATATTTATTCGATTTTCTTCGCCTGCGACTGTcacaaataaacaataacaGTGttgaaaaaaatttaaaaaaaaagcaccAGCGCGCAGtgcaaaaaatgcaaatggcgGCCGAGAAAATGCAGCCATGTGCAACGTGCGACGAACGACGTGCGACGTGCAACGCGGCAGGGAAGCAACCCGAAAACAAAATTTCCGCAATTTTCCAGCTGCCTGGCAAACAGCAAGACCGCAAAGCCGCGGCGGCGTCAGCAAGTTTTCCAAAGAAAAACTGCAAGTTACATAATGAAATGGATGCGCGAAAAATGTGCAATGCCTCTGCCACAGCGTGGCCCCGGTGCCGTGCCCCAGGCagatgcaactgcaacacggCACACAAAAAGAAGCCGAAACTTGCCAAACTCCCAAGGCGGAGTCGATGGCTTCCCCTCTCCTACTTCTCTCtccctgcctctctctctcactgccGCTGTCGTCACTCGAGTCGGGGGGCCGATGGGGTCGCagtcaaacaaacaaacaaacaaacaaacaaatcaaatcaaatcaaatctcCAATTGAACTTGTTtgttcggatcggatcggatcggattggtTACGATACGTATCATATGGCCAGAAAAGTATGCCAAAAAACTGAACAACACAGCCGCCTTGTGTCGTGACCAAATTGGGATATTTAcacagcagccaccagccaacAGGCCCACAAGAAATTCACTTTCAAATGTCTTTTAGCCTTTTTAAATCTTAAGACATTTTCTGGTTTCTTGTTAATATTTATATGGATTTTTTTGGCTTGAGGGTATTTTGAATTTCAGATTTTGTTTGCTACCAACTAAAGGCACGCCATTCCAATGGCCTTTTGACTGTGTTATGGCGTCAGGAGGGGGCTACAAATTCTTGAGGAtaatatatatcatatatataatataagaataaacaaatttaaagataGAAAATAAAAGACACAGTGAAAAGCCATTTGCTGGGTTTGGCCATGTTTCTTCTCCATCGAATCAATCGAAGGCGTTCAAATACGTTTTCTTAAGATTTTCACAATATTCgctgtattttatttaaatgcaaaaaccaTTAAAGTCGTGGCACTATAACACTTCGGTGGGGTGTACTACTCCCCCATGCCGAGGTCGTAAAAGTCCAAAACATAAGAGTACATAAACATAGGTCGAAGGCAATTAAAATCGATGACCTCCATCGCCAGGGCAGCGATTTTTTTGTGAACTTTTAGGGGTATGATGATATGATGGTATGATGGTATGCCATTTTTGTAGATTatcttttttgtggctttcgTTTTGGGGCGATCGCGTGTGGCGATTAAATTAGCTTACAAAGAAAACGTTTATCGTTATAAATTGTTTTCCGAAAGGGTAAACATCGTTATGAGCGTAACAGTAAATTGGTGGCAAATGGCTAATTAAAATGGCCTTCATGCAACAGCACCGTTAGACCGTTTAGCTGTCTGTCAGCGGGGTTATATAAGACGTTTTTAGCCCAACCTTCGAGCTCCCCGAACTAATGACAGCCCAAGGAAAGAGCTGGAATTCTGACAATTTACAGTAGCGACAGATCTTTGGGGAGGTTGCGGAATCTGTCCGACTCCCCTCTCTATTTGTCTCTCACAGAGTGGCTTAGCAGCAaggggtctctctctctctctctctctctctctagtaCCCTTTATGTGTCTGATCTCTGGAAAAAAAAGCACAGAAAATCAAGCTTACCCTATAAACGCCATCCACCAGTTTTGTAACTTCTTCGGCCTCCATTGTGGCTGGTCTCCAATGCCGGTTCGGTTCCTATCGATCAATGAACGAGACGCGAAGtgcttgtggcagtggcagtgtggctcCAAGTAGCTAAATAACTCGGCTACTGATGGATCGAACCGAAGgtggcggcaacaacaaaaaaaaacaacaaaacaacaaaaaaaacaaaggccCGAAAATCACTTGCAGCTTGAATTCACTTTCAACTGCAGCGCCCGAATGGTAGGAGCCACGGATtccgattcggattcggattcgaaTTCGGGTTCAGACTCAGTTTCGGACACGGGCTGCACTCGATTTTCACTTTCTAAATGTGGCACAGACGGAGCAGCGGCGGAGTCGACCCAAAAGTGGAAAGACGTTGAACCGGGccaactcaaactcaaactcgaATTTGGAGTAAACTTGTAACTTTGACTTTCGTTGCAGAATCTTGGAAATCTCGTTTCTGCCGCAGACTGGCGGGTACTGTCGTGACTTTCTTTTTGGCGGGTAGACCCAAAGCTCGGATCGAGACCACGTAACGCCGCGCACCAGGTAAATGAAATGCCAGCACGCCGAGAGCGGGCCAACCGATTGAGCTGCTTGCAGTCGGCTTTCtgtctctgcttctgcttttgcttctggcCAACTGTTGACTTCTGGAGCGGGTTTCCGGCGAGGT
The sequence above is a segment of the Drosophila pseudoobscura strain MV-25-SWS-2005 chromosome X, UCI_Dpse_MV25, whole genome shotgun sequence genome. Coding sequences within it:
- the IRSp53 gene encoding brain-specific angiogenesis inhibitor 1-associated protein 2 isoform X3, producing the protein MEAEEVTKLVDGVYRNILDRFNPGARQLIAAGKSYLKALHGAATASRLFNEALAKIAMNAQQSGTGDIGSALMSVVNVNKDIQEQQMNILKAFYVDLLVPLETNLEKDTKVVQHEQKKFMQQHKVRMDSYQKAVSTMKKQRKKKATPENTEKELRSLQVLEDQKKKLDVFCDQSYKNAMTQERRRYGFVLERQCSIAKHWMAYHTTGKTVIDNNFENWQEIAASREIIPPSAYESGYSSSSNNNNNNNTNMRRLERIKDGDDDQVHTQLKKSRSIDAPYGDMRTLHERENIGGVGSSHYAQNSLPRAKSDFNLALVGTGLGSGNKHKIIEEHLAPHSDDQRGDQRPLVKALYAYMPSGENQLSFEEGDRIALVGGKAKGWQFGENLRTQHFGWFPVAYTNALDTGEVVPSTGRRYENMHMSYERNGAGIGMGAGAGGGGGGGAGAGGSTGGGALRSYHDQKQQQYMSEAQLELMDNDATYRRRRNHSAEESSPTRMFGDTLKQQKKYRAGSGANPRPGPPPTLPAPVPTGQQSQSSRMLNSSQSFCATNGVPAAVERRKQKLLNGAQSSMSHPSGKSGVAAKTSLHSSNDSGFANEPPPQPEVDYSDEETATQRVPIRRRGVYRNFSIDY
- the IRSp53 gene encoding uncharacterized protein IRSp53 isoform X1, which translates into the protein MEAEEVTKLVDGVYRNILDRFNPGARQLIAAGKSYLKALHGAATASRLFNEALAKIAMNAQQSGTGDIGSALMSVVNVNKDIQEQQMNILKAFYVDLLVPLETNLEKDTKVVQHEQKKFMQQHKVRMDSYQKAVSTMKKQRKKKATPENTEKELRSLQVLEDQKKKLDVFCDQSYKNAMTQERRRYGFVLERQCSIAKHWMAYHTTGKTVIDNNFENWQEIAASREIIPPSAYESGYSSSSNNNNNNNTNMRRLERIKDGDDDQVHTQLKKSRSIDAPYGDMRTLHERENIGGVGSSHYAQNSLPRAKSDFNLALVGTGLGSGNKHKIIEEHLAPHSDDQRGDQRPLVKALYAYMPSGENQLSFEEGDRIALVGGKAKGWQFGENLRTQHFGWFPVAYTNALDTGEVVPSTGRRYENMHMSYERNGAGIGMGAGAGGGGGGGAGAGGSTGGGALRSYHDQKQQQYMSEAQLELMDNDATYRRRRNHSAEESSPTRMFGDTLKQQKKYRAGSGANPRPGPPPTLPAPVPTGQQSQSSRMLNSSQSFCATNGVPAAVERRKQKLLNGAQSSMSHPSGKSGVAAKTSLHSSNDSGFANEPPPQPEVDYSDEETATQRVPIRRRADTNSHTHTVPRDVASWTLNRNFRNSVDSQMDDKSMHRLSRQNGVGAGKMRYDLIASDDEILQASSAGLKRTKSFWKFGGGRSGEDILAGMSLWQHRDLVAAPNLEEMRDREEAERRSDEDRNVNGNGSGNGNGNGNGNGTLTKSHNSSSSQEKRGRKDSLTSTEAYGDEDENIYGVSQPPQQHHQQQQQHQQQQQLQQRSSYTPKSRMKIMKTIEIDIEEPTESERLSTMRRGQSQSQSQMQQHQQAQPHRKLDKQGSGSSSTPQHKTQTLSRSKPSQQQQFPLSTDEGESDEHGTLKLSDVNNFFDDMQHDGGPSKGGHGHGHGHGLVMKTVKRQDILKQYYTSEDDESDAELKSTSSDPYDCIVINDHLVRKDDKLRRQHHQQQQQMEFHTFRSSTSTTATNTLKKSSSKEQDSTLTRNSAANASAPTATILPRTRLLKSSSASHSNNNNINSSSSNNHSHNSATLERSSKALTGNKSYGPWYDFWDQEQHGITGQKSASAKLK